TTCCAAGCAGTTCAGGGTCGAGAGCAACTTCTTTTTCAAGAGGCTCTTCTTCATTTACAGTAAAATTGTATCTATCAAAAACATCTAAAATACCATCACCAATATCGCCTTCTTTTGTTTTGTTAGTGTTCGAGAAAAGCCAGTTCGGCAAGTGAATATCGGTATTTTCCCAATCAAAGTTATTTATCGGGTCAAAAAGTCCACCATTTAAGAAAGGTATTTTACATTCAAATTTGCTGTAGTAATAGTCCTGAGCACTTCGATCTGTTCTTAATGCCTCATAAAAAAGTGGTTCAAGAATATCATTATAAAAGTTTTGATATTTTCCAAATTCTCCATTAAATAACTTTCTTATAAAGTCCTTTGAACCTTTTCCCCACTCTTTTCCCCTTTCTACACCAAACCAACCTTTTTTTTGTAAAAAGTAAAGAAATACAATTTGCCCTAAAAGTTTTTTTGCAAAATCAACACTATTTATTTTTTTATTTTCAAATTCTTGTTTTATCAAATTATTATTTTTAACTATATTATCAAGTTCTAATTTTGTTTTTATAAAGAGATTTCTATATTTTTCGAAAAATTCCTCTGTCACAATTTCTATATCAAAAGCTTTTTCTAAGTCTTCAAGAGTCGGTTTTAATCTATCATTTTCAAGAATAGGTAAAAATCTAGTTTGAGCTGTGTGACTTTTTTCATTTGGTCCTACAAGAAAAGACCACCTTTTTGCAGGTGTAAATTCTTCTTTAACTTTTGTCTTTCCAGAAGGTGTTTTTTCAAAACAATAATCCATTTTAACTAGAGAAAATCTCCAATCTTCCATTTCTGGAGATGCAAAAGCTACTAATGCTGCATCCTTAAGTTTTCCACCTCTACTTCCATTTAAATACCAAGCAATAAAATTTCTTTGCATTGTTCTTGCTCTTTCAATAGAACTCTCTTTCTTTAAGTAAACTATTAGTAAATCAATCTCTTTGTCGTTATATACATACTTCCCAATTCGCTCTAATACACTAATATATGGTTTAAATGGATCAGGGATATAATTTCCTTGATAAACAAAATTTCCTTCCTCTTCATAATATTTCAACAGATTCTTGACAAACTTAACAAACTGCACTTTGTTAAACTTATTTTCAAATGTTTCCATTATTAAATTTTTTGCTTGACTTCTATCCATAAAAAATTCTCCAAAAAATAATTAAAAAGCTATTTATGTACAAACAAAGATAAAATTACTTCTCTTTTTTCGTTAGATACATCATTATTTTTATTGTAATCACTTTCTAAAAGTTTCAAAGATATTTCTTTTTGTAATATATTAACAATTTTTAAGCTATTTATTAAATCTTCATAAGATATTTTGTTAACACTATTATATGCCCTATCAATAGTTTTCTTAGGTAAAATTCCCTCTTCAAGAGCTTTTATAACCTTTTTAAGATAATTTTCCTGTTCTTCAGTTAATTTTTTATTATTACTCAAATAAGCTTTAACTATTTTTAACAATTCTTTTTCGTTTCCACTCCTACGCTTTGCCTTCAATTCAACTATTTCATCAACAGTAGAATTAAAAAAGGCTGTTTTATTTTTATCCAGAAATTCATAATAATTTTGAAGAGGTATCTTTTCTCTAGTTTCATTATAACTACTTTCAAGTATTTTAGCAGTATTTACAAAATCAAGCTCAACAGTTTCCTTATCATTTGTTAAGAAAAATTTCATTAATTTACCTTTCCTAAAAAATGTTACTAAAGTATCTGAATGTATAACATCTTTAATTTTATCATTTGCTTTTTTTGCAGAACGAGCTTTTTTAGGAAGTAGTTTTATTTGATTAAAAAGTTCAGGGTTTTTGTCTCTAATTTCTTCAATAATTTTTAAGTACTTAATTTCACTATTTTCAATTTCCTCAGTTTCATTTGTATCCTGAGTTGACATAATTTTATCAAATAACTCATGAGAAGATACAGGTTCTCCTTCAGTTAATATTGCAGAGTCACCCCCAAGTAAAGTTAAAAAAGACTCTATTTTAGAACGAGCAATATATGTAAGTTCAATTTCAGAATCTGCCTGAGTAGTTGGAAAAAAGTTGAATGTAAATATTTTATCAAAAGGAGTATCTATACGATTTATTCTACCTATTCTTTGCATTATTCTTGTTGGATTCCAAGGTATATCATAATTAATAATAACATTTGACCGATGTAAATTTACTCCTTCAGACAATACATCAGTTGATATAAGAATTCTATAATCATCCTTTTTATTTTTTGCACGAGCATCAAAGTTTTCTATAACTTTATCTCTTACTTCTTCTGAAGATTCACCATGAAACATTAATGCTATTTCCCCAAAAGTACTATTTATATTTTTTGTTAAATATTCTGCTGTTTCTTTTGATTCTGTAAATAAAACCAATTTGTTCTTTTTAAGAAGTTCATTATTTTTTAAATTCTTTATAAAAGTATCAAGTTTGGGATC
This genomic stretch from Spirochaetota bacterium harbors:
- a CDS encoding class I SAM-dependent DNA methyltransferase, producing MDRSQAKNLIMETFENKFNKVQFVKFVKNLLKYYEEEGNFVYQGNYIPDPFKPYISVLERIGKYVYNDKEIDLLIVYLKKESSIERARTMQRNFIAWYLNGSRGGKLKDAALVAFASPEMEDWRFSLVKMDYCFEKTPSGKTKVKEEFTPAKRWSFLVGPNEKSHTAQTRFLPILENDRLKPTLEDLEKAFDIEIVTEEFFEKYRNLFIKTKLELDNIVKNNNLIKQEFENKKINSVDFAKKLLGQIVFLYFLQKKGWFGVERGKEWGKGSKDFIRKLFNGEFGKYQNFYNDILEPLFYEALRTDRSAQDYYYSKFECKIPFLNGGLFDPINNFDWENTDIHLPNWLFSNTNKTKEGDIGDGILDVFDRYNFTVNEEEPLEKEVALDPELLG